The Nitrososphaerales archaeon genome has a segment encoding these proteins:
- a CDS encoding adenylate/guanylate cyclase domain-containing protein, whose translation MDSKGRKKDSESGLSLNDEINYSERMNKAREIIDITERESSKIVDTNTYISETQARVWKALKTGLQFEATLDKSERYLHKHVNTRKNFVVLVADLVGSTKMTRTLPIDRLATIIQTFSQEMSYAIFNFEGLVLKYVGDAIIAYFPADTNFYMASDTAVNCANSMITILQQGINPILNQYDYPELKIKIGIDVGVHAVIQYGAGDRSHVDILGYGISMAAKISSLAQPDQIVVSESIYKGMHPSMRTRFSELPLDPSWTYIDENTGDVYRLYASKG comes from the coding sequence GTGGATTCTAAAGGGAGGAAGAAAGATTCTGAGAGTGGTTTGTCATTGAATGATGAAATTAATTACTCAGAAAGGATGAATAAAGCGAGAGAAATAATAGATATCACAGAGAGAGAATCATCGAAAATTGTTGACACCAATACATATATTTCAGAAACTCAGGCACGTGTTTGGAAAGCTTTGAAGACCGGTCTCCAGTTCGAAGCTACTTTAGACAAATCTGAGCGCTACCTTCACAAGCATGTTAATACCAGAAAGAATTTTGTCGTACTTGTTGCTGATCTTGTAGGTTCTACGAAGATGACACGAACCCTTCCTATAGACAGACTCGCTACAATAATACAGACATTCAGTCAGGAGATGTCCTATGCCATCTTCAATTTTGAAGGGCTTGTGTTAAAGTATGTGGGCGATGCAATAATAGCGTATTTTCCAGCTGACACGAATTTCTATATGGCATCCGATACAGCAGTAAACTGCGCTAATTCAATGATAACTATTTTGCAACAAGGCATAAACCCAATTTTGAATCAGTACGATTATCCTGAGCTGAAGATCAAGATAGGTATAGATGTTGGAGTGCATGCAGTAATACAGTATGGTGCAGGCGATAGATCTCATGTAGACATACTTGGTTATGGCATAAGTATGGCAGCAAAGATATCTTCACTAGCGCAACCAGATCAGATAGTAGTAAGTGAGAGCATCTACAAAGGCATGCATCCGTCTATGAGAACTAGGTTCTCCGAACTACCTTTAGATCCGAGCTGGACGTATATTGATGAAAATACTGGCGACGTCTATAGATTGTATGCATCTAAAGGATAG
- a CDS encoding lamin tail domain-containing protein, whose product MTKLHLIFSILLISILIGVPFMHAYSQVALLKINEIELNPAGAIAGNQWIELYNPSNTLLDLSGFLIKSTKLGRTIPIPSGFVIEPNGYLVIPFQTRVFDEKGESIVLLTPDSVEITRTPILADEFDDDRTWQRFPNAIDTGNMTDWSFRNSTFGITNGFPVVRPNFTASEPIFVDQQGNKVGSFLQGQMAGIRTEIINKFTDERTFAYIIQVKNEEGFPVFIAWIEDIIIPPNRSLKPTVFFLAENRGEYTVDVFIWRSMTLTDPLTPPTHGLIRVAG is encoded by the coding sequence ATGACCAAGCTGCACCTAATATTTTCCATACTTTTAATTTCAATCCTTATAGGCGTACCGTTCATGCATGCATATAGCCAAGTTGCATTATTGAAGATAAATGAGATCGAACTTAACCCAGCGGGTGCAATAGCAGGGAATCAATGGATTGAGCTTTACAATCCGAGCAATACGTTGCTGGATCTTAGTGGGTTCTTGATAAAGAGCACAAAACTTGGTAGAACTATACCAATTCCATCGGGTTTCGTTATAGAGCCCAATGGATACCTTGTCATCCCTTTCCAAACTAGAGTTTTTGATGAAAAGGGAGAGTCAATTGTTCTCCTGACGCCAGACTCGGTAGAAATTACAAGAACACCTATCCTTGCTGATGAATTCGATGATGACAGGACATGGCAGAGATTTCCCAACGCAATTGATACAGGTAACATGACAGATTGGAGTTTCAGAAATTCCACATTTGGGATCACAAATGGTTTTCCCGTCGTAAGGCCAAATTTCACTGCTTCTGAACCGATATTTGTAGATCAGCAGGGAAACAAGGTAGGTTCCTTCCTTCAAGGTCAGATGGCTGGAATACGTACAGAAATTATAAACAAGTTTACAGACGAACGAACCTTTGCCTACATAATTCAGGTAAAGAATGAGGAGGGATTTCCTGTATTTATAGCATGGATCGAAGACATAATAATACCACCAAATAGGAGTCTCAAACCTACCGTATTCTTTCTAGCGGAAAACAGAGGGGAATATACAGTCGATGTATTCATATGGAGAAGCATGACATTGACCGATCCTCTAACCCCACCAACACATGGTCTGATAAGGGTCGCAGGTTAA